From a region of the Syngnathoides biaculeatus isolate LvHL_M chromosome 2, ASM1980259v1, whole genome shotgun sequence genome:
- the LOC133497193 gene encoding potassium voltage-gated channel subfamily H member 7-like isoform X1, translated as MPVRRGHVAPQNTFLGALIRKFEGQNKKFIIANACVQNCAIIYCNDGFCEMTGFSRPDVMQKSCTCDFLHGRFTSRYAIAQVTEALLGSEERKVEIMYQRKDGSKFLCATHIIPVKNEEGVVMMFILNFDCILDVGAAADEQPKSASPSKPDQRKRTSFHFRLPDLPFLGIGKQSLPQEDPDGLMVESPSHSDDSVAMCNEQIPNIRDSWNPPNPHDTCTLIAPSFCSTLMSGPLDHSSPKGVWERLYPDETVVRTPGDGLFAPPSIPGLTPTAFRESVCSIRRASSLYDVDGFRSYPKMALRDRHASEGPLIQIKSSLLCSTSDSNLNKYSTINRIPLITLNFSDTNIRKTCPSPPSSEKTVIAPKVKDRTHNVTDKVTQVLSLGADVLPEYKLQSQRIDKCTILHYSPFKAVWDWLILLLVIYTAIFTPYSAAFLLNDIEEQGRRECGYSCSPLNVVDLMVDIMFIVDILINFRTTYVNANEEVVSHPGKIAIHYFKGWFLIDMVAAIPFDLLIFGSGSDETTTLIGLLKTARLLRLVRVARKLDRYSEYGAAVLMLLMCIFALIAHWLACIWYAIGNVEKPYLDHKIGWLDNLGLSIGKKYNYSDPGSGPSIKDKYVTALYFTFSSLTSVGFGNVSPNTNSEKIFSICVMLIGSLMYASIFGNVSAIIQRLYSSTARYHLQMLRVKEFIRFHQIPNPLRQRLEEYFQHAWTYTNGIDMNMVLKGFPECLQADICLHLNKNLLQSYKAFHGATKGCLRALATRFKTTHAPPGDTLVHSGDMLSMLYFVTRGSIEILREDVVVAILGKNDIFGEMIHLSAKPGKSCADVRVLSYCDLHTIQREELLEVLDMYPEFAEHFITNLELTFDLCDEKAKTTNPQDIASNIAEIRTQRIVSCTRKSSAVQGVVEIKESSRCFATPSGEENVDTNLSYVDVEQRLDRLQQHLSSFCAILWNLGNRLESQMTADVQAILHLLQKQTTAFPPAYSTVRSGVSEAEHQDTARALAHPDNSRTQSSSAIPSDSWPRRGRTGRNLPVPAPQRDSCRCEHGRPQAGTQSACQCQHSPRPSSDCVPSLQLSTIANSQTRL; from the exons GTTCCAAGTTCCTCTGTGCAACACATATCATCCCAGTGAAGAATGAAGAAGGCGTGGTCATGATGTTCATCCTCAACTTTGATTGCATTCTGGACGTGGGCGCTGCCGCGGATGAGCAGCCAAAGTCCGCCTCCCCTTCCAAACCTGACCAAC GGAAAAGGACATCCTTCCATTTCCGTTTGCCAGATTTGCCGTTTCTTGGCATCGGCAAGCAATCCTTGCCTCAGGAAGACCCCGATGGTTTGATGGTTGAGTCTCCGTCCCACAGCGACGACTCGGTGGCAATGTGCAATGAACAAATCCCAAACATCCGTGACAGCTGGAATCCCCCAAACCCACATGACACCTGCACACTTATCGCCCCAAGTTTTTGTTCCACACTTATGTCTGGTCCTTTGGACCACTCATCACCTAAAGGTGTTTGGGAGAGATTATACCCAGATGAGACTGTTGTCAGGACGCCGGGTGATGGACTTTTTGCGCCTCCATCTATCCCAGGGCTCACTCCAACCGCATTCAGGGAGAGTGTATGTAGCATTCGTCGGGCCTCTTCCCTCTATGACGTGGATGGTTTTAGATCCTACCCCAAGATGGCCTTAAGAGATCGGCACGCTAGCGAAG GGCCTCTCATCCAGATCAAATCAAGTCTGCTGTGCTCCACCTCTGACTCCAACCTCAACAAGTACAGCACAATCAACAGGATTCCCCTCATCACGCTAAACTTCTCGGACACCAACATAAGGAAGACGTGCCCCTCCCCACCGTCTTCGGAGAAAACTGTGATCGCACCCAAGGTCAAAGACCGCACGCACAATGTCACGGATAAAGTCACACAG GTTCTTTCGCTGGGTGCCGATGTGCTGCCTGAGTACAAACTCCAAAGCCAGCGCATAGACAAGTGCACCATCCTTCACTACAGCCCCTTCAAAGCCGTGTGGGACTGGCTCATCCTGCTGCTGGTCATCTACACGGCCATTTTCACACCCTACTCGGCCGCCTTCCTCCTCAACGACATCGAGGAGCAGGGGAGACGCGAGTGCGGCTACTCCTGCTCCCCGCTCAATGTGGTGGACTTGATGGTGGACATCATGTTCATCGTGGACATCCTCATCAATTTCCGGACCACGTACGTCAACGCCAACGAGGAGGTGGTCAGCCATCCGGGCAAGATAGCCATCCACTACTTTAAAGGCTGGTTTCTCATAGACATGGTGGCCGCCATCCCCTTTGACCTGCTCATCTTCGGATCGGGATCTGATGAG acCACCACCCTGATTGGTCTGCTAAAGACCGCCCGCCTCCTGCGTCTGGTGCGTGTCGCACGCAAGCTGGACCGCTACTCCGAGTACGGCGCCGCCGTGCTGATGCTGCTAATGTGTATCTTTGCCCTAATCGCTCATTGGCTGGCCTGCATCTGGTATGCCATCGGCAATGTGGAGAAGCCTTACTTGGATCACAAGATTGGCTGGCTGGACAACCTGGGCTTGTCCATAG GGAAAAAATATAACTACAGTGACCCGGGCTCAGGGCCGTCCATCAAAGACAAGTATGTAACTGCGCTGTACTTCACCTTCAGCAGTCTGACCAGCGTGGGCTTTGGCAACGTCTCCCCCAACACCAACTCCGAGAAGATCTTTTCCATTTGTGTCATGCTCATCGGAT CGCTAATGTACGCCAGCATCTTCGGGAATGTGTCGGCCATCATCCAGAGGTTATACTCCAGCACGGCGCGTTATCACCTCCAGATGCTTCGTGTCAAAGAATTCATCCGCTTTCACCAGATCCCGAACCCACTTCGGCAGCGGCTCGAGGAATATTTTCAGCATGCCTGGACGTACACCAATGGGATTGATATGAATATG GTGCTGAAGGGTTTCCCGGAATGCCTACAGGCAGATATCTGCCTTCACCTCAACAAGAACCTCCTCCAGAGCTACAAGGCCTTCCACGGTGCCACGAAAGGTTGTCTCCGAGCCCTGGCTACGAGGTTCAAGACCACGCATGCCCCACCTGGAGATACGCTGGTCCATAGCGGAGACATGCTCAGCATGCTATATTTCGTCACACGCGGCTCCATTGAGATCCTCAGAGAAGACGTTGTCGTAGCCATCTTGG GCAAAAACGACATCTTTGGCGAAATGATCCACCTGTCCGCCAAGCCGGGGAAATCTTGTGCTGATGTGCGGGTGCTGAGCTACTGCGACCTGCACACCATCCAGAGGGAGGAGCTCTTGGAAGTTCTGGATATGTATCCAGAATTTGCTGAGCATTTCATCACTAACCTGGAGCTGACCTTCGATCTTTGTGATGAAAAAGCCAAG ACAACCAACCCACAAGACATCGCTTCCAACATTGCCGAGATAAGAACTCAAAGGATAGTGTCATGCACCAGGAAGTCTTCCGCTG ttcagggggTGGTCGAGATAAAGGAGTCGTCACGCTGCTTCGCAACGCCTAGTGGGGAGGAAAACGTCGATACAAACCTCAGCTATGTTGACGTGGAGCAGCGGCTGGACAGACTGCAACAGCACCTCAGCAG TTTCTGTGCAATCTTGTGGAATTTGGGTAACAGGTTGGAGTCCCAAATGACGGCCGACGTACAAGCCATTCTCCATCTCCTCCAGAAGCAAACTACCGCTTTTCCGCCCGCTTACAGCACTGTCCGGTCTGGTGTGTCCGAGGCCGAGCACCAGGACACAGCCAGAGCCCTTGCCCATCCAGACAACTCCCGGACTCAGTCCTCCTCTGCCATCCCTTCTG actccTGGCCAAGAAGAGGTCGGACTGGGCGCAacctccccgttcctgctccacAAAGAGACTCTTGCAGGTGTGAACATGGTCGGCCGCAAGCAGGCACTCAAAGCGCGTGCCAGTGCCAGCATTCCCCGAGGCCGTCTTCAGATTGCGTGCCCTCCCTGCAGCTTAGTACCATTGCGAATTCGCAGACCCGTTTGTGA
- the LOC133497193 gene encoding potassium voltage-gated channel subfamily H member 7-like isoform X4: protein MPVRRGHVAPQNTFLGALIRKFEGQNKKFIIANACVQNCAIIYCNDGFCEMTGFSRPDVMQKSCTCDFLHGRFTSRYAIAQVTEALLGSEERKVEIMYQRKDGSKFLCATHIIPVKNEEGVVMMFILNFDCILDVGAAADEQPKSASPSKPDQRKRTSFHFRLPDLPFLGIGKQSLPQEDPDGLMVESPSHSDDSVAMCNEQIPNIRDSWNPPNPHDTCTLIAPSFCSTLMSGPLDHSSPKGVWERLYPDETVVRTPGDGLFAPPSIPGLTPTAFRESVCSIRRASSLYDVDGFRSYPKMALRDRHASEGPLIQIKSSLLCSTSDSNLNKYSTINRIPLITLNFSDTNIRKTCPSPPSSEKTVIAPKVKDRTHNVTDKVTQVLSLGADVLPEYKLQSQRIDKCTILHYSPFKAVWDWLILLLVIYTAIFTPYSAAFLLNDIEEQGRRECGYSCSPLNVVDLMVDIMFIVDILINFRTTYVNANEEVVSHPGKIAIHYFKGWFLIDMVAAIPFDLLIFGSGSDETTTLIGLLKTARLLRLVRVARKLDRYSEYGAAVLMLLMCIFALIAHWLACIWYAIGNVEKPYLDHKIGWLDNLGLSIGKKYNYSDPGSGPSIKDKYVTALYFTFSSLTSVGFGNVSPNTNSEKIFSICVMLIGSLMYASIFGNVSAIIQRLYSSTARYHLQMLRVKEFIRFHQIPNPLRQRLEEYFQHAWTYTNGIDMNMVLKGFPECLQADICLHLNKNLLQSYKAFHGATKGCLRALATRFKTTHAPPGDTLVHSGDMLSMLYFVTRGSIEILREDVVVAILGKNDIFGEMIHLSAKPGKSCADVRVLSYCDLHTIQREELLEVLDMYPEFAEHFITNLELTFDLCDEKAKTTNPQDIASNIAEIRTQRIVSCTRKSSAVQGVVEIKESSRCFATPSGEENVDTNLSYVDVEQRLDRLQQHLSRLESQMTADVQAILHLLQKQTTAFPPAYSTVRSGVSEAEHQDTARALAHPDNSRTQSSSAIPSDSWPRRGRTGRNLPVPAPQRDSCRCEHGRPQAGTQSACQCQHSPRPSSDCVPSLQLSTIANSQTRL from the exons GTTCCAAGTTCCTCTGTGCAACACATATCATCCCAGTGAAGAATGAAGAAGGCGTGGTCATGATGTTCATCCTCAACTTTGATTGCATTCTGGACGTGGGCGCTGCCGCGGATGAGCAGCCAAAGTCCGCCTCCCCTTCCAAACCTGACCAAC GGAAAAGGACATCCTTCCATTTCCGTTTGCCAGATTTGCCGTTTCTTGGCATCGGCAAGCAATCCTTGCCTCAGGAAGACCCCGATGGTTTGATGGTTGAGTCTCCGTCCCACAGCGACGACTCGGTGGCAATGTGCAATGAACAAATCCCAAACATCCGTGACAGCTGGAATCCCCCAAACCCACATGACACCTGCACACTTATCGCCCCAAGTTTTTGTTCCACACTTATGTCTGGTCCTTTGGACCACTCATCACCTAAAGGTGTTTGGGAGAGATTATACCCAGATGAGACTGTTGTCAGGACGCCGGGTGATGGACTTTTTGCGCCTCCATCTATCCCAGGGCTCACTCCAACCGCATTCAGGGAGAGTGTATGTAGCATTCGTCGGGCCTCTTCCCTCTATGACGTGGATGGTTTTAGATCCTACCCCAAGATGGCCTTAAGAGATCGGCACGCTAGCGAAG GGCCTCTCATCCAGATCAAATCAAGTCTGCTGTGCTCCACCTCTGACTCCAACCTCAACAAGTACAGCACAATCAACAGGATTCCCCTCATCACGCTAAACTTCTCGGACACCAACATAAGGAAGACGTGCCCCTCCCCACCGTCTTCGGAGAAAACTGTGATCGCACCCAAGGTCAAAGACCGCACGCACAATGTCACGGATAAAGTCACACAG GTTCTTTCGCTGGGTGCCGATGTGCTGCCTGAGTACAAACTCCAAAGCCAGCGCATAGACAAGTGCACCATCCTTCACTACAGCCCCTTCAAAGCCGTGTGGGACTGGCTCATCCTGCTGCTGGTCATCTACACGGCCATTTTCACACCCTACTCGGCCGCCTTCCTCCTCAACGACATCGAGGAGCAGGGGAGACGCGAGTGCGGCTACTCCTGCTCCCCGCTCAATGTGGTGGACTTGATGGTGGACATCATGTTCATCGTGGACATCCTCATCAATTTCCGGACCACGTACGTCAACGCCAACGAGGAGGTGGTCAGCCATCCGGGCAAGATAGCCATCCACTACTTTAAAGGCTGGTTTCTCATAGACATGGTGGCCGCCATCCCCTTTGACCTGCTCATCTTCGGATCGGGATCTGATGAG acCACCACCCTGATTGGTCTGCTAAAGACCGCCCGCCTCCTGCGTCTGGTGCGTGTCGCACGCAAGCTGGACCGCTACTCCGAGTACGGCGCCGCCGTGCTGATGCTGCTAATGTGTATCTTTGCCCTAATCGCTCATTGGCTGGCCTGCATCTGGTATGCCATCGGCAATGTGGAGAAGCCTTACTTGGATCACAAGATTGGCTGGCTGGACAACCTGGGCTTGTCCATAG GGAAAAAATATAACTACAGTGACCCGGGCTCAGGGCCGTCCATCAAAGACAAGTATGTAACTGCGCTGTACTTCACCTTCAGCAGTCTGACCAGCGTGGGCTTTGGCAACGTCTCCCCCAACACCAACTCCGAGAAGATCTTTTCCATTTGTGTCATGCTCATCGGAT CGCTAATGTACGCCAGCATCTTCGGGAATGTGTCGGCCATCATCCAGAGGTTATACTCCAGCACGGCGCGTTATCACCTCCAGATGCTTCGTGTCAAAGAATTCATCCGCTTTCACCAGATCCCGAACCCACTTCGGCAGCGGCTCGAGGAATATTTTCAGCATGCCTGGACGTACACCAATGGGATTGATATGAATATG GTGCTGAAGGGTTTCCCGGAATGCCTACAGGCAGATATCTGCCTTCACCTCAACAAGAACCTCCTCCAGAGCTACAAGGCCTTCCACGGTGCCACGAAAGGTTGTCTCCGAGCCCTGGCTACGAGGTTCAAGACCACGCATGCCCCACCTGGAGATACGCTGGTCCATAGCGGAGACATGCTCAGCATGCTATATTTCGTCACACGCGGCTCCATTGAGATCCTCAGAGAAGACGTTGTCGTAGCCATCTTGG GCAAAAACGACATCTTTGGCGAAATGATCCACCTGTCCGCCAAGCCGGGGAAATCTTGTGCTGATGTGCGGGTGCTGAGCTACTGCGACCTGCACACCATCCAGAGGGAGGAGCTCTTGGAAGTTCTGGATATGTATCCAGAATTTGCTGAGCATTTCATCACTAACCTGGAGCTGACCTTCGATCTTTGTGATGAAAAAGCCAAG ACAACCAACCCACAAGACATCGCTTCCAACATTGCCGAGATAAGAACTCAAAGGATAGTGTCATGCACCAGGAAGTCTTCCGCTG ttcagggggTGGTCGAGATAAAGGAGTCGTCACGCTGCTTCGCAACGCCTAGTGGGGAGGAAAACGTCGATACAAACCTCAGCTATGTTGACGTGGAGCAGCGGCTGGACAGACTGCAACAGCACCTCAGCAG GTTGGAGTCCCAAATGACGGCCGACGTACAAGCCATTCTCCATCTCCTCCAGAAGCAAACTACCGCTTTTCCGCCCGCTTACAGCACTGTCCGGTCTGGTGTGTCCGAGGCCGAGCACCAGGACACAGCCAGAGCCCTTGCCCATCCAGACAACTCCCGGACTCAGTCCTCCTCTGCCATCCCTTCTG actccTGGCCAAGAAGAGGTCGGACTGGGCGCAacctccccgttcctgctccacAAAGAGACTCTTGCAGGTGTGAACATGGTCGGCCGCAAGCAGGCACTCAAAGCGCGTGCCAGTGCCAGCATTCCCCGAGGCCGTCTTCAGATTGCGTGCCCTCCCTGCAGCTTAGTACCATTGCGAATTCGCAGACCCGTTTGTGA
- the LOC133497309 gene encoding sorcin-like — MAYPGYGGYGSPMLPQGMRGGPMARPALNHMVGPTLGPMGGAPPQGGGYAPYGVGYPGTYGGLAPAANDPMWGYFTAIAGQDGEVDAVELQRCLTQSGFTGTYNPFSLETCRIMIAMLDRDYTGKMGFNEFKELFVALNGWKQNFIMFDRDSSGTVEPHEMNQAISSMGYRISPQALNAVIKRYNKGGRIYFDDYVACCVKLRALTDTFKRRDTMQQGSVHFGYDDFILCTMSI; from the exons ATGGCTTACCCGGGATACGGTGGG TATGGCAGCCCAATGCTGCCCCAAGGAATGCGTGGAGGACCAATGGCAAGACCTGCACTGAATCACATGGTTGGACCAACGCTTGGACCAATGGGAGGTGCACCGCCACAGGGTGGCGGTTATGCCCCTTACGGAGTAGGCTATCCGGGCACATATGGTGGTTTGGCCCCAGCTGCCAATGACCCAATGTGGGGTTACTTCACAGCCATTGCTGGCCAG GATGGTGAGGTGGATGCGGTGGAGCTGCAGAGGTGTTTAACTCAATCTGGCTTCACTGGAACCTACAACC CATTTAGCTTGGAGACATGCAGAATCATGATTGCGATGCTCGAT AGAGACTATACGGGTAAGATGGGCTTCAATGAGTTCAAGGAGCTGTTTGTGGCGCTGAACGGCTGGAAGCAGAACTTCATAATGTTTGACCGGGACAGTAGCGGTACTGTTGAGCCCCACGAGATGAACCAGGCAATCAGCTCTATGG gatACCGCATCAGTCCTCAGGCTCTGAATGCTGTCATCAAGCGCTACAACAAAGGGGGCCGCATCTATTTTGACGACTATGTGGCCTGCTGCGTCAAGCTTCGTGCGCTCACAG ATACATTTAAGAGGAGAGATACCATGCAGCAAGGTTCTGTACATTTTGGCTATGATGAT TTCATCCTTTGCACAATGTCCATTTAA